One genomic window of Neisseria sp. oral taxon 014 str. F0314 includes the following:
- a CDS encoding Mor transcription activator family protein codes for MIRVDEEDFEAVRHLLPESVLALITIIGLTETVELVKNLGGTTYPLRQGRTKGSESRLAYLEEIVGGAAMEKMVEALAPCDLFIPKCEQALLELRDRHIRRRFDVQTGKGVPAYEAVNDLALAHALTDRHIWRILKKPDNECEQGGLF; via the coding sequence ATGATCAGGGTGGATGAAGAAGATTTTGAGGCGGTGCGCCACCTGCTGCCCGAAAGTGTGCTGGCACTGATTACGATCATCGGGCTGACAGAAACGGTGGAGCTGGTGAAAAACTTAGGCGGCACGACCTACCCGTTGCGGCAGGGACGCACCAAAGGCAGCGAATCGCGGCTGGCTTATTTGGAGGAAATCGTCGGCGGTGCGGCAATGGAAAAAATGGTGGAAGCACTGGCCCCCTGCGATCTGTTTATCCCGAAATGCGAACAGGCTTTGCTGGAATTGCGCGACCGCCATATCCGCCGCCGCTTCGACGTGCAGACGGGTAAAGGCGTACCGGCTTATGAGGCGGTGAACGATTTGGCTTTGGCGCACGCGCTGACCGACCGCCATATCTGGCGGATTCTGAAGAAGCCGGATAATGAGTGTGAGCAAGGCGGGTTGTTTTAA
- a CDS encoding DUF3164 family protein, whose translation MNIDKTQYKQDAKGNLVPLANIREIDLLRDELVQEIAAKARAVQDNLIAFKREAMDDIAAFVQLSADRYDVSVGGKKGNISLHSFDGAYRVNLAMQDTLVFDEGLLAAKALIDECINEWTEGSRTELKTLINAAFQVDKEGNISTARVLGLRRLQITDEKWQRAMDALSDSLQVHISKPFVRVYQRGEDGEYQLMNLDVAKV comes from the coding sequence ATGAACATTGATAAAACCCAATACAAACAGGATGCCAAAGGCAATCTCGTGCCGCTGGCCAATATCCGCGAAATTGACCTGCTGCGCGACGAGCTGGTGCAGGAAATCGCTGCAAAAGCCCGCGCGGTACAGGATAACTTAATCGCTTTCAAACGCGAGGCTATGGACGATATTGCGGCGTTTGTACAGTTGAGTGCCGACCGCTATGACGTATCTGTCGGCGGTAAGAAAGGCAATATCAGCCTGCACAGCTTTGACGGCGCGTACCGCGTCAACCTTGCAATGCAGGACACACTGGTATTCGACGAGGGGTTACTGGCAGCCAAAGCCCTGATTGACGAGTGCATCAACGAATGGACGGAAGGCAGCCGCACGGAATTGAAAACACTGATTAACGCGGCGTTTCAGGTGGATAAGGAAGGCAATATCAGCACTGCCCGCGTCCTCGGTCTGCGCCGCCTGCAAATCACGGATGAAAAATGGCAACGGGCGATGGATGCGCTCTCCGACAGTTTGCAGGTGCATATCAGCAAGCCGTTTGTGCGGGTGTATCAGCGCGGCGAGGATGGGGAGTATCAGCTGATGAATTTGGATGTGGCGAAGGTGTAG
- a CDS encoding HU family DNA-binding protein gives MNKSELIQAIADEAELSKRAAAEFVDAFVSVVTQELKDGNDVTLVGFGTFHTAQSAERQGRNPKTGEPLTIAARKTPKFRPGKALKDAVNG, from the coding sequence GTGAATAAATCCGAATTAATCCAAGCCATCGCCGACGAAGCGGAATTGAGCAAACGCGCTGCGGCGGAATTTGTCGATGCGTTTGTCAGCGTGGTAACGCAAGAACTGAAAGACGGAAACGACGTTACGCTGGTCGGCTTCGGCACGTTCCACACCGCCCAATCTGCCGAGCGTCAGGGACGCAATCCGAAAACGGGCGAACCGCTGACCATCGCGGCGCGCAAAACGCCCAAGTTCCGCCCGGGCAAGGCGTTGAAAGATGCGGTAAACGGTTAA
- a CDS encoding YegP family protein, protein MYFEIYKDAKGEYRWRLKAANHEIIAQGEGYTSKQNCQHAVDLLKSTTAATPVKEV, encoded by the coding sequence ATGTATTTTGAAATCTATAAAGACGCAAAAGGCGAATACCGTTGGCGTTTGAAAGCAGCCAACCATGAAATCATCGCTCAGGGCGAAGGCTACACCAGCAAGCAAAACTGCCAGCACGCAGTCGATTTGCTGAAAAGCACCACCGCCGCCACCCCTGTAAAAGAGGTATAA
- a CDS encoding N-acetylmuramoyl-L-alanine amidase encodes MSKIIVLTAGHSNTDPGAVNGSDREADLAQDMRNIVASILRDDYGLTVRTDGEGKGNLPLREAVKLIHGSDVAIEFHTNAAASKAATGVEALSTPKNKRWCQVLSRAVADVTGWKLRGDGGFKPDNAGQHSRLAYAQAGGIVFEPFFISNDADLKFFKERKWAICRAIATAIAMEVGAARV; translated from the coding sequence ATGAGCAAGATTATTGTGCTGACCGCAGGCCACAGCAACACCGACCCGGGTGCGGTAAACGGCAGCGACCGCGAAGCGGACTTGGCGCAGGATATGCGCAATATTGTGGCATCTATTTTACGTGACGATTACGGGCTGACTGTCAGAACCGACGGAGAAGGAAAGGGCAACCTGCCGCTACGCGAGGCGGTGAAGCTGATACACGGTTCGGATGTGGCGATTGAGTTCCACACCAATGCTGCCGCCAGCAAAGCGGCGACGGGCGTCGAGGCATTGAGTACGCCGAAAAACAAGCGTTGGTGTCAGGTGTTGAGCCGCGCCGTGGCCGATGTGACCGGCTGGAAGCTGCGCGGCGACGGCGGGTTTAAACCGGACAATGCGGGCCAGCACAGCCGTTTGGCTTATGCGCAGGCGGGCGGCATTGTGTTCGAGCCGTTTTTTATCAGCAATGATGCCGACCTCAAGTTCTTTAAGGAACGCAAGTGGGCTATTTGCCGCGCGATTGCGACGGCCATTGCGATGGAAGTGGGAGCGGCACGGGTATGA
- the terL gene encoding phage terminase large subunit, which translates to MQGKLSRNELRARMSAIRADINRRISAADIGLSAAPADIAERRAKVMQCTPEAFRFFCKTYLPHYFPDDSESVFHTWAYTELPEIEKEPESVLQSCAASRGEAKTSLTVQAFSLWREVRNAKHNTVIVSDTEDQADAIVEAIKTELTDNPALQLDFPEVCGQGQVWRIGEIRTRQNNQFKAYGAGQGIRGAKKGEVRPDAVYLDDLENEKHSENIRLRDKLTKWIGSVINPLGGAGAKCDILYVGTILCLDSVLARVLKNPFWRSVRFSAIMKWPVNMDLWAEWENIYRNTPKENRANEKAAQAFYEENEAAMLEGSEVSWSKRPLLALMKIRARDGIHVFNCEYQNQPGNPENAIFADFIDKSYYREMPHDVVFYGAVDPSMGKLGKGTDPSAILIGGYQRSTGTLYVAEARIKKRVPSLIIQEVIELQKRYKCKQWVIETVQFQEFFKDELVKESGKQGAHVPARGVKPTAEKNMRIESIQLHFANGFIKLLPEQRVLIEQLREFPDADHDDGPDALQMLWAAAVSNTGKVEFMSVAKHSEKFGSGAW; encoded by the coding sequence ATGCAGGGAAAGTTAAGCCGTAATGAACTGCGCGCCCGAATGTCCGCCATACGGGCAGACATCAACCGGCGCATCAGTGCGGCGGATATCGGATTGTCTGCCGCGCCTGCTGATATTGCCGAGCGTCGCGCCAAAGTGATGCAGTGTACGCCCGAGGCTTTCCGTTTTTTCTGCAAGACTTATCTACCGCACTATTTCCCCGACGACAGTGAATCTGTTTTCCATACATGGGCATACACAGAACTGCCCGAAATCGAAAAAGAGCCAGAATCGGTCTTGCAGTCTTGTGCGGCATCGCGCGGCGAAGCGAAAACATCGCTGACCGTACAGGCGTTTTCCCTTTGGCGCGAAGTGCGCAATGCCAAACACAATACCGTCATCGTATCTGACACCGAAGACCAAGCCGACGCCATCGTCGAAGCCATTAAAACCGAACTGACCGACAATCCCGCGTTACAGTTGGATTTTCCTGAAGTATGCGGGCAGGGGCAGGTATGGCGTATCGGTGAAATTCGAACCCGCCAAAACAACCAATTCAAAGCCTATGGCGCGGGACAGGGTATTCGAGGCGCGAAAAAAGGCGAGGTGCGCCCCGATGCGGTCTATCTCGACGACTTGGAAAATGAAAAACACTCCGAAAACATCCGCCTGCGCGACAAACTGACTAAGTGGATAGGCAGCGTCATCAACCCTTTGGGCGGCGCGGGCGCGAAGTGCGACATTTTGTATGTCGGTACAATTTTATGTTTGGACAGTGTATTGGCTCGGGTGTTGAAAAATCCGTTTTGGCGCAGTGTGCGCTTTTCCGCCATCATGAAGTGGCCTGTCAATATGGATTTGTGGGCAGAATGGGAAAACATCTACCGTAACACGCCAAAAGAAAACCGCGCCAACGAAAAGGCGGCTCAGGCGTTTTACGAAGAAAACGAAGCGGCAATGTTGGAAGGCAGCGAAGTGAGTTGGAGCAAACGACCGCTGCTCGCCCTGATGAAAATTCGCGCCCGCGACGGTATCCATGTTTTTAACTGTGAATATCAAAACCAGCCGGGCAATCCCGAAAATGCGATTTTTGCTGACTTTATTGATAAATCATATTATCGGGAAATGCCGCATGACGTGGTATTTTACGGAGCGGTTGACCCGTCTATGGGTAAACTGGGTAAAGGTACCGACCCGTCGGCTATTTTAATCGGCGGATACCAACGCAGTACGGGCACGCTTTATGTCGCTGAGGCACGCATTAAAAAGCGTGTACCCAGCCTGATTATTCAGGAAGTGATTGAGCTGCAAAAACGGTATAAGTGCAAACAGTGGGTCATTGAGACGGTGCAGTTTCAGGAATTCTTTAAAGACGAATTGGTTAAAGAATCGGGCAAACAAGGTGCCCATGTACCCGCCCGAGGTGTCAAACCCACTGCTGAGAAAAACATGCGAATTGAAAGCATACAGTTACATTTCGCAAACGGATTTATTAAGTTACTACCTGAACAGCGTGTGTTGATCGAGCAGCTAAGGGAATTTCCGGACGCAGACCATGACGACGGTCCGGACGCTTTGCAAATGCTTTGGGCAGCCGCTGTAAGTAATACGGGCAAGGTAGAATTTATGTCCGTAGCGAAACATAGTGAGAAATTCGGCAGCGGCGCATGGTGA
- a CDS encoding phage protein GemA/Gp16 family protein gives MMNTDEQYKRKGLIAKIKIAQSQLGMEDDVYRAMLARVCGKTSCTQMNLAELQAVAAEMKRMGFKQTAPKGKGIRPHLTQDRAALLNKLEALLTVGDKSWQYADGMAKRMFGKDLVRFLTPEQLYKLVQALQIHINKAKKAAEQ, from the coding sequence ATGATGAACACAGACGAACAGTACAAACGCAAGGGGCTGATTGCGAAAATCAAAATCGCGCAAAGCCAGCTTGGGATGGAAGATGATGTTTACCGTGCGATGCTGGCGCGCGTGTGCGGCAAAACATCCTGCACGCAGATGAATCTGGCCGAATTGCAGGCGGTGGCGGCGGAAATGAAGCGGATGGGCTTTAAGCAGACCGCACCGAAGGGCAAAGGTATCCGCCCGCATTTGACACAGGACCGTGCCGCGCTGTTGAACAAGTTGGAAGCGCTGTTGACGGTGGGCGATAAAAGCTGGCAATACGCCGACGGGATGGCCAAAAGGATGTTCGGCAAGGATTTGGTACGATTTTTGACACCCGAGCAGCTATACAAACTGGTGCAGGCGCTGCAAATCCATATCAACAAAGCGAAAAAGGCGGCAGAGCAATGA
- a CDS encoding DUF1804 family protein, translating into MAHPKATRDKLRALYCNGEQSLETAAALCGVSLGTARRWRDEAKAQGDDWNKLRAAHTLAGGSIDEIARAMMTSFLVQYQATMTMLQDAEVEDLPPSKRVQLLASLADAFTKTVAANKRVLPEVQEAAVAIKVINRLVDYIDAEYPNMLANFDVVLQGFQGVIEKEF; encoded by the coding sequence ATGGCGCATCCGAAGGCGACCCGCGACAAGCTGCGGGCACTCTACTGCAACGGCGAGCAGAGCCTTGAGACGGCGGCGGCTTTATGCGGCGTATCGCTCGGCACCGCCCGCCGCTGGCGCGATGAGGCCAAGGCGCAGGGTGACGACTGGAACAAGCTGCGCGCGGCACATACGCTGGCCGGCGGCAGCATAGACGAAATCGCGCGGGCGATGATGACGTCGTTTCTGGTGCAGTATCAGGCGACGATGACGATGTTGCAGGATGCGGAAGTGGAAGATTTGCCGCCGAGCAAACGGGTGCAGCTGCTGGCGAGTTTGGCCGATGCGTTTACCAAAACGGTGGCGGCGAACAAGCGGGTGTTGCCGGAAGTGCAGGAAGCGGCGGTGGCAATTAAAGTCATCAATCGTCTGGTGGACTATATAGACGCGGAATATCCCAATATGTTGGCGAATTTCGATGTGGTGCTGCAAGGTTTCCAAGGTGTTATTGAGAAAGAATTTTAA